In Campylobacter sp., the DNA window CCAAAAAGAGAGGGTGCGGATAGAAATTTCAGAGTCGGCAAAAGCGCAGCACCGAAAAAGGGCGCTGCGGGTAAAAATACTGCGCCCAAAAGTAGCGCTGGGCGCAAAACCTCTACCGCACCGAAAAAATCTGCGGGTGGCAGAGGCGCACTCTCGAAAAGACCTGCGGGCAGCAAAGGCGCGGTACGCAGCAAGGATAAGCAGTGAAGCTCTGCGTCGCGCTTGATCTTGGCTCGAAGCAGCAGTGCTTGCAGCTGGCGGAGCAGCTGGCGGACTTTTCGGATAAAATTTGGCTCAAAGTTGGGCTGCGAGCATATTTACGCGACGGTGCGGGATTTATAGAGGAGCTAAAAAGGCTCGGAAATTTTAAAATTTTCCTCGATCTAAAGCTCTATGACATCCCAAATACGATGGCTGACGCCGCCGAGGAGATCGCTAAAATCGGCGTAGATATGATAAACGTGCACGCAAGCAGCGGCAAGCGTGCGATGGCTACCGTGATACAGCGACTGGACAAGCTTAGTTCACGCCCGCTAGTGCTCGCGGTTTCGGCGCTAACGAGCTTTGATCAGGCGGAATTTAGCGCGGTTTACGAGCAAAATTTAAGCGACGCCGTGCGCAAATTTAGCGTGATGAGCTACGAAGCGGGGCTTGACGGCATGGTCTGCTCGGCGTTCGAGAGCCGCCTGATAAAGGACGCCACGAGCGCAAATTTTATCACGCTCTGCCCGGGCGTACGGCCTTTTGGCGAGAGCGCGGCAGATCAAAAGCGAGTGGCGGATCTGGGCATTGCGCGCGAGGCGGAGGCTAATTTTATCGTGATCGGTCGTCCGATCTATCAGGCGCAAAACCCACGCGAAATTTGCGAGCGGATTTTGGGTCAAATTTAGCGTCAAAACTTGCGTAAAATTTAACTCAAAATAATTTTAAGCATGGTTTCCGCGCGAAAGAAATTTTAATCAAAATGCGCACAAAGGCGGCTCGGATGACGTCGAAGCACCGTCGTCATCTTTTTGCGAAATCCGTTGGGGTTTGAAACACTATTGGGTTATCAATTATGTTTGGTGTTCTTAAGTGTAAATTTACCCCGTTGGGGTTTAAAACGAAACAATCTCCGTGGAGATAAAGCTAGCTAAAAAGTGTAAATTTACCTCGTTGGGGGATTAAAAACGTTTAAGCTTTGCCGTACCCAAGCTCCCTGCTAGCTTGCGGATAAAATTTCCGATAATGAGCGCGGCGGCGGGCGTCTTAGCACTAAAAGAGGCGCGCATAAGCGCAGCGGCGGCCCGGCGGCAAGGTAAAATTTTAAAAATTTTTCGCACCGCGTGTATAAAATTCTAAAATTTGCCTCGCACGAGTGAAATTTTGAAATTCCGCACTCTCAAGGGGTTTTAAAATTTTATCCAAATGGCGAGCCGAGCAAAATTTGAATAAAGATTGGAGTAAAATTTGAGTAAAAGCGCGAGCGATTTTAAGAAAATCCCCTATGTCGGCGAGGCGACCGAGGCTGATCTGCTGGCACTCGGCTACACCGACATCGCTTCGCTAAAGGGCGCGGATCCGGACGAGATGTTTGAACGCACAAAGGCGCTCGGGCGTGGCAGCGACAGGTGCATTCTCTATGTTTACCGCATGGTTTGTTACTACGCAAATACGCCCCGTCCCGACAAAGCCAAGCTGAAATGGTGGCTTTGGAAGGACTAATTTACGAATTTGACCCGCGCGAGCCATTTGAATTTGAGCGGATTTACTAGCGACAGACGCGGCTGTATCTGCAGCACGAAACGGCACCTCACGTAAGTGCAAGCTAGCAAGCGCAATGAACGGCGTAAATTTTAAGCGCGAGTCTACGAACACAATGCGATAAAGCGACACAAAGAGCGTAAATTTAACGAGCGCCGTATGATGGGGCGCCGAAAAGCGGAAGGACGATAAGGATGAAATTTTTTGCTACTTTGATTTTATGCGCGAGCGCGCTTTTGGGCGAGACGATCAGCGCGAAATATGAGATTTCGTTCGGCGTTTTCGGCGCGGTCGGCAGCGCAAATACGCGGCTCGTGCGGCAGGGCGATCGCTACGAGATCGTCATGGACGCCGTCGCGCAGGGCGTCGCGGGCAGCCTAAGCGGGCAAAGGCGCGAGAGCTTCCGCTCGAAGGGGCGCATCGTAGCGGGGCTTTTGATGCCCGATCTCTACGTCCATGAGGTCTCGCGCAAAAAGGGCAAAACGACGAAAAACGAGCGCAAAACTTACGCCTTCGACTATGCGCGCAAAACGATAAAATTTCAAAAGTTCAAGGGCACGGGCAGCGAGCTACAGCTCGTAAGCGATGAAATTCTGCCCTATTTTGCGACGAATGACCTGCTGAGTTTGTTTTTCAATTTCTCTAAAATTCCGCGCTCA includes these proteins:
- the pyrF gene encoding orotidine-5'-phosphate decarboxylase; translated protein: MKLCVALDLGSKQQCLQLAEQLADFSDKIWLKVGLRAYLRDGAGFIEELKRLGNFKIFLDLKLYDIPNTMADAAEEIAKIGVDMINVHASSGKRAMATVIQRLDKLSSRPLVLAVSALTSFDQAEFSAVYEQNLSDAVRKFSVMSYEAGLDGMVCSAFESRLIKDATSANFITLCPGVRPFGESAADQKRVADLGIAREAEANFIVIGRPIYQAQNPREICERILGQI
- a CDS encoding helix-hairpin-helix domain-containing protein; the protein is MSKSASDFKKIPYVGEATEADLLALGYTDIASLKGADPDEMFERTKALGRGSDRCILYVYRMVCYYANTPRPDKAKLKWWLWKD
- a CDS encoding DUF3108 domain-containing protein, coding for MKFFATLILCASALLGETISAKYEISFGVFGAVGSANTRLVRQGDRYEIVMDAVAQGVAGSLSGQRRESFRSKGRIVAGLLMPDLYVHEVSRKKGKTTKNERKTYAFDYARKTIKFQKFKGTGSELQLVSDEILPYFATNDLLSLFFNFSKIPRSGDKFFVRAAGAKSADGRIDIQRPRGSAAANIASELGVAPPSDANTNSGASTSTSSSGADTKTGTTDVNFKGHDVGTDKQAAAIYVVFINQPIFSSSRGELHLSLNERGYADRAVLKDVLLFGDIRARLVE